In Streptomyces sclerotialus, the DNA window CGAACGGCACGCCGACCGACGCGAATTCCGGGAGGCCGGAGGATGTTCGGAGGACTGGCGACAGAAGGCGGAAGCGTGCGTGAATAAAGCCACTGCTTCGAAAAAGGCGGACATCGCCGGGCATGCGAGTGGAGCTGCTTTTCGCCGTCTTCAGCGCGCTGTTGCTGCGGCGGTCGTCACCGCAGCGCATGCACGCAATGGTGCCAGGAAAGCGCGGAAGCCGGGACCCGCACCTCGGTGCGGTCCCGGCTTCGCCGTGCGCGTCGGCGTCAGGCGGGGAGGATGTTCTCCGCCTGCAGGCCCTTCTGGCCCTGCGTGACGTCGAAGGTCACCTGCTGGCCTTCCTGCAGCTCGCGGAAGCCCTGGGTGGCGATGTTCGAGTAGTGGGCGAAGACGTCGGCGCCGCCGCCGTCCTGCTGGATGAAGCCGAAGCCCTTCTCCGCGTTGAACCACTTCACGGTACCGGTGGCCATGTCATATCTCCTTCGGGTGCAGTGCCCGGAGCCCACACTGCGCGGGCTCCGCGTCGCCGCGATGATGCCCCGCCCGGAAACATGCCGGAGAAATACAAAAGTGCTCCCGCCGTACTGGGACGGCGAGGGCACTTGAAGTATTTGGGAACCACAACTGCAACTGCCGGCAACCGTAGCACGGGGGTTCCGCCGGAGCCCGGAAATATTGCCGGAATTCTCGGCGGCAGGCTCGAAATCCCGGCCGCCGCGTCGAACATTTCTGCCCCCGTGCTGCTTTCCGGGAAGCGGTCAGCCCGGCTGCTCCTCGGGCCTGGCGGGCTGCTCCTCGGGTGTACTGCGTCGGGCGCCCGCCTCGCCGGCCGGCCCGTCCGGCAGGGACCGGAGCATGTGGGCCATCGCCTCGAGGCTCTGTGCGGCGCCCGCACCGCCACAGGTCAGGGAGGCGATGAGGTTGCCGAGCAGACCTGACCGGTCAGCGACGATCCGGACTCGGCCGACCTCGACGACGAGTCCCAGCAGATCCAGCCGCAGACCCTGCGGAATGTCGAGTACGACACAATCTCCAGGCGGTGTTGTCATCCTGAGTTCCCCCTCTGAACGACCGACCGGGCCCCGGTTCGCCCGGGGTGTGTGCCCCATACCCGCCCGGAAGCGCGCAAGCCCACGCCGCTCCGAAGACGCAGACTGCCTTCCGGTAGCGGCTTCCGGGACGGGCGGCGTCGCCCGTTCCCTGCGGCGTGCCCGTGTGCCGGTACCTCTCTTCGGGCCCGGCGCCGCTCACCAGCGGGTTCGGCGGCCTGCCCGCTGCCGGCGCGCCCGCTGACCCCGGAACGACGCGCACGAACGACCGCATCTTCTTCGGGCCGCAGCGTCCACACCGGAGTACAGCGCCCTGCCCGGTGCCCCTGGTGCGGTGTCGGCTCTCTCGTGGGACGGCGGTCCGGGGAGACGGTGCGGACACGTGCCCGGTGCACGGACGGCACCGGGCCGAGGGCCGTGCTGCCGTGCGCGGTCCGCTGCGGCGGCACCGGGTAGCTGTCGGCTCAACCACCCGGCGCCTACATTTCGGTGGTTCTGCAGCATCACCGAAACGCCCTGGCTGCGTGCCCCGGGAGCAACGCGCCAAACGCCACTTCGGGAGCGGACCGGCGGGCCGGGAACATCGCGGCGGGCCGGGAACGTCGCCATGAACGTCGAAGGGCCCCACCGCGAACGGTGGGGCCCTTCGATGCGTGCCCGGTGAGGCACTGGCGGAGGATACGAGATTCGAACTCGTGAGGGGTTGCCCCCAACACGCTTTCCAAGCGTGCGCCCTAGGCCTCTAGGCGAATCCTCCGCGGAAGACATTACATGACGTGGGGGAGTGCTCGCGAACTCGATCCCCGGGTGGTGATCGGCCGGGGGTCCGGGTGGGGGGTGAGGGTCGTTTCCGGGGTGCCGGATCAGGTACTGTGGGCGCAGCCCCTCACGTGGCGCTATCTGACTGAACTCCCCCAGGGCCGGAAGGCAGCAAGGGTAGGTCGGCTCTGGCGGGTGCGTGGGGGGCGTTCGCGTTTCCGGGGCGGCTGGTCCCTGCCCGCCGGGTTCCGTCGGCGGGGCCCGTTGTCGGTGCGGGCCGATATCGTCGTATGCGTGTCATCCCTTGCGCTGTACCGCCGCTACCGCCCCGAGACCTTCGCCGAGGTCATCGGGCAAGAGCACGTGACCGACCCGCTGCAGCAGGCCCTGCGGAACAACCGCGTCAACCACGCGTATCTCTTCAGCGGACCGCGCGGCTGCGGCAAGACGACCAGCGCGCGGATCCTGGCGCGCTGCCTCAACTGTGAGCAAGGTCCCACTCCGACGCCGTGCGGGGAGTGCCAGAGCTGTGTCGATCTCGCCCGTAACGGGCGGGGGTCGATCGATGTCATCGAGATCGACGCCGCGTCGCACGGTGGTGTGGACGACGCGCGTGAGCTGCGCGAGAAGGCCTTCTTCGGGCCCGCGAGCAGCCGGTACAAGATCTACATCATCGACGAGGCCCACATGGTCACCTCGGCGGGCTTCAACGCCCTGCTGAAGGTGGTCGAGGAGCCGCCGGAGCATCTGAAGTTCATCTTCGCGACCACCGAGCCCGAGAAGGTCATCGGGACGATCCGGTCGCGTACGCACCACTACCCGTTCCGGCTGGTGCCGCCGGGGACGCTGCGGGACTACCTGGGCGAGGTGTGCGGCCGGGAGGACATCCCGGTCGAGGAGGGTGTGCTCCCGCTGGTCGTGCGGGCCGGTGCCGGGTCGGTGCGTGACTCGATGTCGGTGATGGACCAGCTGCTGGCGGGGGCCGGTGCCGACGGTGTGACATACGCCATGGCCACGGCTCTGCTCGGCTATACGGACGGGTCGCTGCTCGACTCGATCGTGGAGGCGTTCGCCTCGGGCGACGGGGCGGCGGCCTTCGAGGTCGTCGACCGGGTGATCGAGGGCGGGAACGATCCGCGGCGGTTCGTTGCCGACCTGCTGGAGCGGCTGCGCGACCTGGTGATCCTGGCGGCGGTGCCGGACGCGGCGGAGAAGGGGCTGATCGACGCCCCGGCCGATGTCGTGGAGCGGATGGAGGCCCAGGCGTCCGTCTTCGGCGCGGCGGAGCTCAGCCGCGCGGCCGATCTGGTCAATTCCGGGCTGACGGAGATGCGCGGGGCGACCTCGCCGCGGCTCCAGCTGGAGCTGATCTGTGCGCGGGTGCTGCTGCCCGCCGCGTACGACGACGAGCGTTCGGTGCAGGCGCGGCTGGACCGCCTGGAGCGCGGCGTCGGGGTGGCGGCGCTCGGCGGCGGCATGCCGGATGGCGCTCCCGGAGCGGCCGGAATGCCGGTCGTGCAGTCCGGCGGCGAGCCCGCTGCGGGGTACGTGCCCGGGCCCGACGCCCATGCGGCGCCGGGCGTGCCGGCGGGGCCGAGCGGGCCCGCGGCGGCGCGGGCAGCGGTGCGCGGCGCGATGAGCGGTGCGGGCGGCGGCCAGGGGGCCGGCCCGGCCGGTGGTGGGGCAGGTGGCCCGGCCGGTGGCCCCCCGGGCGCTGGAGTCGGCGCGGACGCCGGGGCCGGCCGGCCGGCGGCCGGCGGGATGCCCGGCGCGGGTGCCGGTGCCGGAGCCGGGCCCGGTGATGCCTCCGACGCGGCGGCGGGGCCCGCCCAGCAGGGCGGTGGCGGCGCTCCGGCGGGCGCATGGCCTACGGGTACGCAGCAGCCGGGCCGTACGCCGGGTGACGGCGCGCGGGCCACCGGGACCGGTGAGGAGGCCGGTGCCGGGGCGCGGCGGCCGGGTGCCTGGCCCGGTGGCGCGAGCGGACCGGGCGGTGCGGGCGGACCGGGTGGAGCTGCTGGAGCGGGCGGCTCCGGTGGTGCCGCCGGGCCTGCCGGGGACGGAGGCGAGAACGGCGCTGCCGGTGGTCGCCGGCCCGGCAGCTGGCCGACCGCGGCCGCGCCCGGGAGCCAGGC includes these proteins:
- a CDS encoding cold-shock protein yields the protein MATGTVKWFNAEKGFGFIQQDGGGADVFAHYSNIATQGFRELQEGQQVTFDVTQGQKGLQAENILPA
- a CDS encoding DNA polymerase III subunit gamma and tau, which gives rise to MSSLALYRRYRPETFAEVIGQEHVTDPLQQALRNNRVNHAYLFSGPRGCGKTTSARILARCLNCEQGPTPTPCGECQSCVDLARNGRGSIDVIEIDAASHGGVDDARELREKAFFGPASSRYKIYIIDEAHMVTSAGFNALLKVVEEPPEHLKFIFATTEPEKVIGTIRSRTHHYPFRLVPPGTLRDYLGEVCGREDIPVEEGVLPLVVRAGAGSVRDSMSVMDQLLAGAGADGVTYAMATALLGYTDGSLLDSIVEAFASGDGAAAFEVVDRVIEGGNDPRRFVADLLERLRDLVILAAVPDAAEKGLIDAPADVVERMEAQASVFGAAELSRAADLVNSGLTEMRGATSPRLQLELICARVLLPAAYDDERSVQARLDRLERGVGVAALGGGMPDGAPGAAGMPVVQSGGEPAAGYVPGPDAHAAPGVPAGPSGPAAARAAVRGAMSGAGGGQGAGPAGGGAGGPAGGPPGAGVGADAGAGRPAAGGMPGAGAGAGAGPGDASDAAAGPAQQGGGGAPAGAWPTGTQQPGRTPGDGARATGTGEEAGAGARRPGAWPGGASGPGGAGGPGGAAGAGGSGGAAGPAGDGGENGAAGGRRPGSWPTAAAPGSQAGQGGAPGRQPGDQPSYGRQASAPQQAAPQQPAAQQGGGAPGGGGQSNAQGTQQVRAMWPDILEAVKGKRRFTWILLSQNAQVAGFDGTTLQVGFPNAGARDSFANGGSEDVLREALAERFGVQWRVEAIIDPSGGANPPSGGPAPRGGGGFGGSGTGGPGGGFGGGSGGGGYAGGGAPAAPPQPAAAPAPPAQGTPDQGGGQGAQRARQAVAASAGAQQAQSSPAAEPAYREPEPPPVSIEDDMPAEDDADLVDSALSGYDLIVRELGATVIEEYNNE